The sequence CTCTTCCAGCGCCGCATCGTCAACTCCGTCGCCACCACCGGCCTCGGCGGCGGCTGACCCCCACCGACTGTCCCTGCCCCGGCGCCGGTCTCCCGGCCGGCCGCCACCACGATCCACCTGGAGTACCTGTGCACACCCCCTCCGTCCCCCGTTCGGAGTACCCGCGCCCGCAGTTCGTACGGCGCGACTGGCTCAACCTCAACGGGACCTGGCAGTTCGAGACCGACCAGGGGGACAGCGGTCTCGAACGGGGCCTCCTCGACCGCGACCTGACCGGCGAGATCCTCGTACCCTTCGCCCCCGAGTCCGAGCTGTCCGGAGTCGGCGACACCGACTTCCTGGAGGCCGTCTGGTACCGGCGGCGGTTCACCCCGCCCGCCGACTGGGCCGGCCGCCGGGTCCTGTTGCACTTCGGCGCCGTCGACCACGACACCACCGTCTGGGTGGACGGCACCGAAGTCGTACGCCACCGAGGCGGTTTCACCCCCTTCACCGCCGACCTCGGCGAACTCGCCCCGGCCGGACGCGAGGTGGAGATCACCGTCCGCGCCCGCGACCCGAAGTCCGGCCCGCAGGCCCGCGGCAAGCAGGCGGTCCAGTACGCCAACCACGACTGCAACTACACGCGCACCACCGGCATCTGGCAGACCGTCTGGGCCGAGCCGGTCCCCGACGCCCATCTGCGCCGCCCTCGCATCACCCCCGACCTGGCGGGCAGCGCCTTCCACCTCGAACTGCCCCTGTCCGCCAACCGCCCCGGCCACCACGTGCGCGCCGTCCTCAGCGACGGCACCGGCGAGATCTGCCGCGCCGAGGCCCGCGCCGACCTCGACCTCGCACCCCGGCTGCACCTGCCCGTCCCGCAGGACCGGCGCCGCGAGTGGAGCCCCGAGGACCCCCACCTGTACGGGCTGCGCCTCGAACTCCTCGGCCCCGACGGCGAAACCATCGACACCGTCGAGAGCTACGCGGGTCTGCGCGCCGTCTCCATCCGGGGCAAGGCCGTCCTCCTCAACGGCCGGCCCCGCTTCCAGCGCCTCGTCCTCGACCAGGGCTGGTACCCGGACGGGCTGATGACCGCCCCCACCGACGAGGCCCTGGTCCGGGACATCGAGCTGGCCATGGAGGCCGGC is a genomic window of Streptomyces sp. NBC_00708 containing:
- a CDS encoding beta-galactosidase yields the protein MHTPSVPRSEYPRPQFVRRDWLNLNGTWQFETDQGDSGLERGLLDRDLTGEILVPFAPESELSGVGDTDFLEAVWYRRRFTPPADWAGRRVLLHFGAVDHDTTVWVDGTEVVRHRGGFTPFTADLGELAPAGREVEITVRARDPKSGPQARGKQAVQYANHDCNYTRTTGIWQTVWAEPVPDAHLRRPRITPDLAGSAFHLELPLSANRPGHHVRAVLSDGTGEICRAEARADLDLAPRLHLPVPQDRRREWSPEDPHLYGLRLELLGPDGETIDTVESYAGLRAVSIRGKAVLLNGRPRFQRLVLDQGWYPDGLMTAPTDEALVRDIELAMEAGFNGARLHQKVFEERFLYHADRLGYLVWGEFGDWGCETGGSSGDNQRPDASFVAQWLEAVERDYSHPSIVGWCPLNETYQKLHDRITQLDDVTRAMFLATKALDTSRPVIDASGYSHRVLETDIYDSHTYEQDPAAFRQLVSGLAKGEPFVNAYENGAAYSQPYRGQPYFVSEFGGVWWDPAAAADQSGNDPAVSWGYGDRVRTEDEFHERFAGLTGALLEDPDMFGYCYTQLTDVFQEQNGVYRFDRGTKLDIARIREAQLRPAAIEGQDAG